In Marinomonas posidonica IVIA-Po-181, a single window of DNA contains:
- a CDS encoding UDP-N-acetylmuramoyl-tripeptide--D-alanyl-D-alanine ligase gives MLVSLSLKDIAFACDGELVGDNQLIREVVTDTRRIVPGCLFVALRGERFDGHDFADQAMSAGAVCVLSEIKLEGVCHVKVANTLEAYGRVANLVRQAFAGPVICITGSNGKTTVKDWLAQSLAGQNVLKTRANLNNQIGLPQTLLELQPYHQVAVIEAGTNYPGEIANLARIAVPDVVILTNASGSHFEGLGSLEGIAKEKGCLISGAAEQATVILNSDDGFFDYWCGLAGQRKVYSFGFTEQADLYAKHIELGADSSRAILCYQGESLSALIASPGRHQIANGMAMVLALLSVGFSFAAAVATLAQPIQVAGRMERLKTKKGALLINDCYNANPTSVKAAIDVLTMQSAQSTWLVLGGLGELGERQNEFHAELGEYAKAKGITNLVCLGSLAAIAGEAFKQQGGSVYFCENHEEAAVVVQELNENHAILVKGSRSAKMEKIIERLKD, from the coding sequence ATGTTAGTTAGTTTGTCTCTTAAAGATATTGCCTTTGCTTGTGATGGTGAGTTGGTGGGAGACAACCAGTTAATCCGTGAGGTGGTGACGGATACTCGGCGAATCGTGCCGGGTTGTCTATTCGTGGCTTTACGTGGCGAGCGTTTTGACGGTCATGATTTTGCTGATCAGGCCATGTCCGCTGGTGCCGTTTGTGTATTGAGTGAGATTAAATTAGAAGGTGTTTGTCATGTGAAAGTGGCGAACACGTTAGAGGCATATGGTCGCGTGGCCAATTTGGTACGCCAAGCGTTTGCTGGTCCAGTGATATGCATTACCGGAAGTAATGGTAAAACCACTGTAAAAGATTGGTTAGCTCAATCACTTGCAGGCCAAAATGTGTTAAAAACACGCGCGAATTTGAATAATCAAATTGGTTTGCCGCAGACATTGTTAGAATTGCAGCCATATCATCAAGTGGCTGTCATAGAAGCGGGTACAAATTATCCAGGTGAAATTGCTAATCTGGCTCGTATTGCGGTGCCGGATGTGGTCATTTTGACTAATGCCAGTGGCAGTCATTTTGAAGGCTTAGGATCGCTGGAAGGTATCGCCAAAGAGAAAGGTTGTTTGATTTCTGGAGCGGCGGAGCAGGCAACAGTGATTTTAAACTCGGATGATGGTTTTTTTGATTATTGGTGTGGTTTAGCAGGTCAAAGAAAAGTGTATTCTTTTGGTTTTACCGAGCAAGCGGATTTGTATGCAAAGCACATTGAGTTAGGTGCGGATAGCAGTCGTGCCATATTGTGTTATCAGGGCGAATCTTTGTCGGCTTTGATTGCGAGCCCAGGTCGTCACCAAATTGCCAATGGTATGGCGATGGTGTTGGCCTTGTTGTCGGTTGGGTTTTCTTTTGCTGCTGCTGTTGCCACGTTGGCTCAGCCTATCCAAGTGGCTGGACGAATGGAGCGTTTGAAAACAAAAAAAGGGGCTCTGCTGATCAATGATTGTTACAATGCCAACCCAACGTCTGTTAAGGCGGCAATCGACGTCTTAACGATGCAGTCTGCTCAATCTACTTGGTTGGTATTGGGCGGTTTAGGGGAGCTTGGCGAGCGCCAAAATGAATTTCATGCAGAACTAGGAGAGTATGCAAAAGCCAAAGGAATTACTAACTTGGTCTGTTTAGGGTCTTTAGCAGCCATCGCTGGAGAGGCATTTAAGCAACAAGGTGGGAGCGTATATTTTTGTGAGAATCATGAAGAAGCGGCTGTTGTAGTACAAGAGCTAAATGAAAACCATGCTATTTTAGTGAAGGGTTCACGCTCAGCTAAGATGGAAAAAATTATAGAAAGATTAAAAGATTAG